A window of the Nitrospira sp. genome harbors these coding sequences:
- the lpxB gene encoding lipid-A-disaccharide synthase codes for MARILIISGEASGDLHGANLAKALKSRDPQVSLAGIGGRAMEAAGVRLVEEMGRFDVIGMVGPLALLSIIRRLITMRRLFRSNQWDTVVFIDHPGLNMRLAYFAKAAGLRVVYYIAPQIWAWAPWRIRWIKQRVDHALVILPFEKPLYDKAGVRCTFVGHPILDAVAGRYDRRELRGTFGFSDDERVIALLPGSRPHEVQVLLPILIEAVEKLARREPKTKFILAQASTIQDNLLQPLLSRSPVPIALVKEQAAEVMALSDLVLVASGTATLQAAVVGTPMVLFYRTTPLTFWFANAVIRFVIRVKWIGLVNLVAGRTIVPELIQSAATGQRLYEEALRILDDRPAYDEMKRELAKVRAALGESGASARAAEVVLKACQA; via the coding sequence ATGGCCCGTATCCTGATTATTTCCGGTGAAGCCTCCGGCGACCTTCACGGAGCCAATCTTGCCAAAGCGCTGAAATCGCGCGATCCTCAGGTCTCGCTGGCAGGAATCGGTGGCCGCGCGATGGAGGCGGCCGGTGTGCGGTTGGTGGAGGAAATGGGGCGATTTGACGTCATTGGGATGGTCGGCCCCTTGGCGTTGCTGTCGATCATACGGCGGTTGATCACGATGCGGCGGTTATTCCGATCAAATCAATGGGACACGGTGGTGTTTATCGATCATCCTGGACTCAATATGCGTCTTGCATATTTTGCCAAGGCGGCAGGCTTGCGGGTGGTGTACTATATCGCGCCACAGATTTGGGCCTGGGCGCCTTGGCGGATTCGGTGGATCAAACAGCGTGTCGATCACGCCCTGGTCATACTCCCGTTTGAGAAGCCCCTCTACGACAAGGCGGGTGTACGCTGTACGTTTGTCGGCCATCCTATATTGGATGCGGTCGCAGGACGGTACGATCGAAGGGAGTTACGCGGCACATTCGGTTTCTCCGATGACGAACGCGTGATTGCCTTGTTGCCGGGAAGCCGACCTCATGAGGTACAAGTATTGCTGCCGATCCTCATCGAGGCTGTGGAGAAATTGGCGCGCAGGGAACCCAAAACGAAGTTTATCCTGGCGCAGGCCTCCACCATACAGGATAATCTGTTGCAGCCCCTCCTGAGCCGAAGCCCCGTTCCTATCGCGCTGGTCAAGGAGCAGGCCGCCGAAGTGATGGCCTTGTCGGACCTTGTGCTGGTGGCTTCTGGTACGGCCACGCTGCAAGCGGCTGTGGTCGGCACTCCTATGGTGTTGTTTTATCGAACCACGCCGCTGACCTTTTGGTTTGCGAATGCGGTGATTCGTTTCGTCATTCGAGTCAAATGGATCGGGCTGGTCAATCTGGTGGCTGGTCGGACGATCGTGCCGGAGCTGATCCAATCGGCTGCGACAGGGCAGCGATTGTATGAAGAGGCTCTTCGAATCTTGGACGATCGACCGGCGTACGATGAGATGAAACGGGAGTTGGCAAAGGTTCGGGCCGCTTTGGGCGAATCGGGTGCGTCAGCCAGAGCTGCGGAGGTGGTGTTGAAAGCATGTCAGGCTTAG
- a CDS encoding lysophospholipid acyltransferase family protein: protein MLRAEGGKSLKKRAEQWVKFSLLPPVGAVAIRTLARSMRWETRGHEALDGLYREGQNVIFAFWHAQQLMTPIGYRGRGLHVLISRHGDGEIIARIAARFGHEAVRGSSTRGGAGALRAMIRLARSGRDLVVTPDGPKGPRHVAKLGVIHLAKATGLPIVPAAFACSKKNSLRAGIATWSHTRFPEASFFMGIRSGSRVKPMKPHSRRLAWSLRRSSIA, encoded by the coding sequence GTGCTGAGGGCTGAGGGTGGAAAAAGCCTGAAGAAGCGCGCCGAACAGTGGGTGAAATTCTCTCTGCTGCCGCCGGTCGGAGCCGTTGCCATTCGCACCCTCGCACGGTCGATGCGTTGGGAGACTCGCGGTCACGAGGCGCTCGATGGGTTGTATCGTGAAGGGCAGAACGTCATTTTCGCGTTTTGGCATGCCCAGCAATTGATGACTCCGATCGGTTATCGAGGAAGAGGTTTGCACGTGCTCATCAGCCGACATGGAGACGGGGAAATCATCGCTCGCATCGCTGCAAGATTCGGCCACGAAGCTGTTCGCGGGTCGAGTACGCGTGGAGGGGCCGGCGCGCTTCGGGCCATGATTAGGCTTGCAAGGTCCGGTCGGGATCTCGTGGTGACTCCCGATGGCCCCAAGGGGCCGCGTCATGTCGCAAAGCTCGGCGTGATTCATCTGGCCAAGGCGACAGGCCTTCCCATCGTGCCGGCTGCCTTTGCCTGTTCAAAAAAAAACTCTTTGCGAGCTGGGATCGCTACATGGTCCCATACCCGTTTTCCAGAGGCCTCTTTCTTTATGGGAATCCGCTCTGGATCTCGCGTGAAGCCGATGAAGCCTCACTCGAGGCGGCTCGCTTGGAGCTTGAGACGATCCTCAATCGCCTGA
- the msbA gene encoding lipid A export permease/ATP-binding protein MsbA: MSYVKPYRMRFLAAFVCSGLVALLSGAYAWLARPVLDDIFIQKNEQMLLVLPLALLAVATLKALFSYGVGYLMAYVGNGVVADIRQQLFQQLMRLSVGFHDANTSGRLVSRVVNDVGMMANAASSVVKDIFQNGLTFLAMVGVIIYQNWRLAAISLVVIPLSALTMVRVGKRLKRLATSGQEQMGDMASTLQETFAGIRVVKAFGREEAEAERFKERNQTFLSTTLKSNQVWSLGHSHMEIIGVIGVATIIWYGGYLVIHEAMTPGAFFSFLAAMFMAYTPIKKLSGANNLIQQALAAAERVFDVLDLETEQSQNRGTVPLAGIKRAIEFQSVSLRYENQTAPALTDVDLTIKPGEVIALVGSSGSGKTTLVSLLPRFYEPTVGGIYIDGIPLTSYELQSLRAHIGTVSQEIVLFDDTVRNNIAFGRTGAGQADVEQAAKSAYAHDFILRLPEGYDTIIGERGLKLSGGERQRLAIARAILRDPPLLILDEATSALDTESERIVQLALGNLMKNRTTLVIAHRLSTIQNADRIIVLDRGAVVEMGSHEELLRQGGVYHRLHAMQFQDMTNV; encoded by the coding sequence ATGAGTTATGTGAAGCCGTACCGTATGCGGTTCTTGGCGGCCTTCGTCTGCTCAGGTTTGGTGGCACTACTCAGTGGGGCCTATGCCTGGCTTGCACGCCCGGTTTTGGACGATATCTTCATCCAGAAAAATGAACAGATGTTGCTGGTCCTGCCCCTGGCGCTCCTGGCGGTCGCAACGCTCAAGGCGCTCTTCAGCTACGGCGTGGGATATTTGATGGCCTATGTCGGCAACGGGGTCGTGGCGGACATCCGACAGCAATTGTTTCAACAGCTGATGCGACTGTCTGTCGGATTTCATGACGCCAATACATCGGGACGTCTGGTCTCGAGGGTCGTGAACGATGTGGGGATGATGGCAAATGCCGCATCGAGCGTCGTCAAGGATATTTTCCAGAACGGGCTCACGTTTCTGGCGATGGTGGGCGTCATCATCTATCAGAATTGGAGGTTGGCGGCGATCTCTCTGGTTGTGATCCCGCTGTCGGCACTGACGATGGTACGGGTGGGAAAGCGATTGAAGCGGCTGGCGACCAGCGGACAGGAGCAAATGGGGGACATGGCCTCAACGCTCCAAGAAACGTTCGCGGGTATCCGAGTCGTGAAAGCGTTCGGGCGGGAGGAGGCGGAGGCTGAACGATTCAAGGAGCGAAACCAGACCTTTCTCTCGACCACGTTGAAGTCCAACCAGGTCTGGTCGCTCGGCCACTCGCATATGGAAATCATCGGGGTGATCGGTGTCGCGACCATTATTTGGTACGGAGGCTATCTGGTTATTCATGAGGCGATGACTCCCGGCGCCTTTTTCTCGTTCCTGGCGGCGATGTTTATGGCCTATACCCCGATCAAAAAACTATCGGGCGCCAACAATTTGATTCAACAGGCGCTGGCGGCGGCTGAACGGGTCTTCGACGTGTTGGACTTGGAAACCGAGCAGTCTCAGAACCGCGGTACGGTCCCGCTGGCTGGGATCAAACGAGCCATCGAATTTCAGAGCGTCTCCCTGCGGTATGAGAATCAGACGGCCCCGGCTCTGACCGATGTGGATCTCACGATTAAGCCCGGCGAAGTGATTGCGCTCGTCGGCAGCAGCGGGAGCGGAAAGACCACATTGGTCAGTTTGCTGCCTCGTTTCTATGAACCGACCGTGGGAGGCATTTACATAGACGGGATTCCATTGACCTCATACGAGTTACAATCGCTGAGGGCGCATATCGGAACCGTTTCGCAAGAAATCGTCTTATTCGATGATACCGTCCGAAACAATATCGCGTTCGGAAGGACCGGCGCTGGCCAGGCCGACGTCGAGCAGGCGGCGAAATCGGCCTATGCCCACGACTTTATTCTCCGCTTGCCGGAAGGATACGATACGATTATCGGGGAACGCGGCCTCAAGTTATCGGGCGGCGAGCGACAACGTCTCGCGATCGCTCGCGCCATTCTTCGTGACCCGCCGCTTCTGATCCTCGATGAAGCGACATCGGCACTCGACACCGAATCAGAACGGATCGTACAGTTGGCTTTGGGCAATTTGATGAAAAATCGAACCACCCTGGTGATTGCACATCGGCTCTCGACCATTCAAAACGCGGATCGAATCATCGTCTTGGATCGAGGGGCTGTCGTGGAAATGGGCTCTCATGAGGAACTGCTTCGGCAGGGAGGGGTCTATCATCGCCTGCATGCTATGCAATTCCAGGATATGACCAATGTGTGA